The Paraburkholderia fungorum genome window below encodes:
- a CDS encoding LacI family DNA-binding transcriptional regulator, translating into MNDDGQTPPNVTLEEIARAAGVSPSTVSRILNGTARVLPAKQHAVEQAIARFNYRPNVLARSLASGKTDTIGVLTQTVSSPFYAEWLRGIEDGLYEPGFTPLFVSSRWNVKDEMSRMEQFIARRVDGIILLHAQLDETSLIEYSRHAPLLVLGRSVRNSAVLASLPIDNLQGARDATRHLIGEGHRKIAFIAGPPNHEDAIERLDGYRIALKEAGIPFDAELVEQGDYLETGGVTAMERLFERGPSFSAVFCANDQTAYGARLTLFRRGLRVPEDMSLVGFDDLPTSSYMTPPLTTVRQPTYEIGRLAAQGIVQMIRKQAVALNPIPLTLVTRETTQRIGPAPAPTPVSKRSKPRRQQ; encoded by the coding sequence ATGAACGACGACGGTCAAACTCCACCCAATGTGACACTCGAGGAAATCGCGCGGGCAGCCGGCGTTTCCCCCAGTACGGTGTCGCGCATTCTGAATGGCACTGCGCGTGTGTTGCCCGCGAAGCAGCACGCGGTGGAACAGGCTATCGCGCGTTTCAACTATCGGCCGAACGTGCTGGCGCGAAGCCTCGCGAGCGGCAAGACCGACACCATCGGCGTCCTTACGCAAACCGTGTCCAGCCCGTTTTACGCGGAGTGGCTGCGCGGTATCGAAGACGGACTGTATGAGCCAGGCTTTACGCCGCTCTTCGTCAGCAGTCGCTGGAACGTCAAGGATGAAATGTCGCGCATGGAGCAGTTCATTGCGCGTCGTGTCGACGGCATCATTCTTCTGCATGCCCAGCTCGACGAAACCTCGCTGATCGAATACTCGCGGCATGCACCTTTGCTCGTACTCGGACGCTCCGTGCGGAACAGTGCCGTTCTCGCGAGCTTGCCGATCGACAATCTGCAGGGCGCGCGCGATGCGACCCGTCATCTGATCGGCGAGGGGCATCGCAAGATTGCGTTTATCGCCGGGCCGCCGAATCACGAAGATGCGATCGAGCGTCTCGACGGTTACCGGATCGCATTGAAAGAAGCGGGCATCCCGTTCGACGCGGAACTGGTCGAGCAGGGCGACTATCTCGAGACCGGTGGAGTCACGGCCATGGAGCGGCTGTTCGAGCGCGGGCCGTCGTTCAGTGCCGTGTTCTGCGCGAACGATCAAACCGCCTACGGCGCGCGTCTCACGTTGTTCCGTCGCGGGTTGCGGGTGCCGGAAGATATGTCGCTGGTCGGCTTCGACGATCTGCCCACCTCGTCGTACATGACGCCGCCGCTCACTACGGTCCGCCAGCCCACTTATGAAATTGGCCGTCTCGCGGCTCAAGGCATCGTGCAGATGATCCGCAAGCAGGCCGTCGCGCTGAATCCGATTCCGCTCACGCTGGTGACACGAGAGACGACGCAGCGAATAGGTCCGGCGCCAGCGCCAACACCTGTGTCGAAGCGGTCAAAACCGCGGCGTCAGCAGTAG